Proteins from one Portunus trituberculatus isolate SZX2019 chromosome 38, ASM1759143v1, whole genome shotgun sequence genomic window:
- the LOC123514910 gene encoding uncharacterized protein LOC123514910 encodes MEMATKKHQMAASLSPEPSQDAQITNWNKCIICQTDTDENLQCPAESRRTDQGAGYITFSENLARFHELDSIPVTLDIRRLDEGKGVRTTLEERHAKWHKSCRIKFNTTKLQRAEKRECPDPEKPHLNERLIAKLSAGDMVAQDVLYHARCLAALYKKASTAEHAEDKEGEDETVKINHGLVLAELISYIEESKTDEAVSPVFKLADLSKLYSSRLQELGVAQSSRVNSTHLKNRILANFPDLKAYKEGRDILLAFDEDIGSALTKVCEKEYDDEAITLAKAAQIVRRYMLEKNASFTGSFDSECQTQSVPQTLLALVAMIHEGPSIKSQSGSSGNVFSQATLSVAQLLQYNSSVRRGSESSGVRHNKARETPLAIYVGATIHEKTRKRQLVDKMFKLGLSISYDRVMEISTGQGNRACKQYEQEKTVCPRNLRLGLNTKGAIDNIDHNPSSTTAMDSFHGTGISLFQQVTESNPGTVRPDFCPLEVSTSKKVSELPDCYTSVPPVMYKRKERLTVPKIEGSLTRDGQLVEQALLKETRWLESVDGTNLVDVSGDSNVSWAAYHASHQQEQGITPDISVLLPLFQEQSKSTAMMRHSMDVIQQAVEHVNPGQVPVITVDQPLFAICKEIQWTWPEKYGEAKFVMVLGGLHTEMATMKVLGDWLEDSGWVEALVQAKVASPGTADSFLKAAHVTRTRHVHQVTACCLHILMKKAYLQYAEMKPDPDDVKTFEQWCDERSTESVQFYFWCTTLRLELLLMTYVRSLRESDFDLYVEILSKLIPWFFALDHVNYARWASVHVRDMISLEHMHPEVVEDFRNGGFTVRKSQRPFSAMAIDQAHEQNNATLKEDGGAVGLTQNPEAFRRWSVAGPEMARMIAEFESSVEAMESKQSKEMRHLEQTASIQKTFVTQVCSLVEVITDMGNPFIEESQELICLDTHDIMDEEAAKSVRQAEELGVQQYQSFVEERLVNGSKPLSDRITKNKLQLFGQPPARGKSQSTSKLQSLKSDCSLFSRLYIACQSRDGDLNEFFRHENQRCPPSLSQDGKLRQGKKSDLLDCLTSSVECSIDAPDSDAIILDGAALVNMLKPVVCTTFNDYADKVFLPYIEKQLERADRVDIVWDQYLENSLKSETRKRRGKGIRRRVQGTTTYLATGSSF; translated from the exons ATGGAGATGGCTACTAAAAAGCACCAGATGGCAGCATCCCTCAGCCCTGAGCCATCTCAAGACGCTCAGATAACAAACTGGAACAAATGTATCATTTGCCAAACAGACACTGACGAGAATTTGCAATGTCCAGCAGAATCAAGGCGTACTGATCAAGGAGCCGGGTACATTACTTTCTCAGAGAACCTAGCCCGTTTTCATGAACTAGATAGTATTCCAGTGACACTAGATATTCGACGACTTGATGAGGGCAAAGGTGTTAGGACTACCCTTGAAGAACGACATGCAAAGTGGCACAAGTCTTGTCGTATCAAGTTCAACACAACCAAGCTACAACGAGCTGAGAAAAGAGAATGCCCAGATCCTGAAAAACCTCATCTAA ATGAGAGACTTATTGCCAAGCTTAGTGCAGGAGATATGGTTGCGCAAGATGTATTGTACCATGCTCGTTGCTTGGCTGCACTGTACAAGAAAGCTTCCACTGCTGAACACGCTGAagacaaggagggagaagatgaaaCTGTTAAGATCAATCACGGACTTGTCCTAGCTGAGCTTATTTCATATATTGAGGAAAGCAAGACAGATGAAGCTGTCTCACCAGTGTTCAAGTTAGCAGATCTTTCTAAACTTTATTCCTCGAGACTGCAAGAGCTAGGTGTCGCACAGAGCAGCCGTGTGAACTCGACACATCTAAAAAACAGAATCCTTGCCAATTTTCCAGATCTTAAAGCCTACAAAGAGGGGCGAGATATCCTGCTAGCCTTCGACGAAGATATAGGCAGTGCTCTCACCAAGGTATGTGAgaaagaatatgatgatgaagCAATAACTCTTGCAAAAGCAGCACAAATTGTCCGTCGGTACATGCTAGAGAAGAACGCTTCATTCACAGGTTCATTTGACAGCGAATGCCAGACACAGTCTGTGCCACAGACACTGTTGGCTTTAGTAGCCATGATCCACGAGGGTCCAAGCATCAAGTCCCAGTCAGGCTCCTCTGGTAATGTCTTCAGTCAAGCAACCCTCAGCGTGGCACAGCTGCTTCAGTACAACAGCTCTGTTCGTCGTGGAAGTGAAAGCAGTGGAGTCCGTCACAACAAGGCACGAGAAACACCACTGGCCATCTATGTTGGTGCAACAATCCATGAGAAAACACGCAAGCGACAACTTGTGGACAAAATGTTCAAACTTGGGCTGTCCATTTCATATGATCGTGTTATGGAAATATCCACAGGACAAGGAAACCGTGCCTGTAAACAGTACGAACAAGAGAAAACTGTCTGCCCTCGCAATCTTCGTCTAGGGTTGAACACCAAAGGAGCCATTGACAACATTGACCACAATCCAAGCTCTACTACAGCCATGGATTCCTTTCATGGAACTGGAATATCCTTGTTCCAGCAGGTCACAGAAAGCAATCCAGGCACAGTTCGCCCTGATTTCTGCCCACTGGAAGTGTCAACTTCCAAGAAGGTATCAGAACTGCCAGACTGCTACACTAGTGTACCTCCAGTGATgtacaaaaggaaggagaggctgaCTGTTCCCAAGATTGAAGGTTCACTCACTAGGGATGGCCAACTGGTGGAACAAGCACTGCTGAAAGAGACTAG ATGGCTGGAGTCTGTGGACGGCACAAACCTGGTAGACGTTTCTGGAGACAGCAATGTGTCATGGGCTGCCTATCATGCTAGtcatcaacaagaacaaggtATCACTCCAGATATAAgtgtccttcttcctcttttccaagAGCAGTCAAAGTCCACTGCAATGATGCGCCATTCAATGGATGTGATCCAGCAGGCTGTAGAGCACGTTAACCCGGGACAAGTTCCAGTCATTACAGTTGACCAGCCACTCTTTGCCATCTGCAAAGAAATACAGTGGACATGGCCTGAGAAGTATGGAGAAGCCAAGTTTGTCATGGTGCTGGGTGGTCTCCACACAGAGATGGCGACAATGAAGGTTTTGGGAGATTGGTTAGAGGATAGTGGATGGGTAGAGGCCCTTGTACAGGCAAAGGTTGCCTCTCCAGGCACCGCAGACTCCTTCTTAAAGGCAGCCCACGTTACCCGTACTCGTCATGTTCACCAGGTGACAGCCTGTTGCCTGCATATCCTCATGAAGAAGGCCTATCTCCAGTATGCTGAAATGAAACCAGACCCTGATGATGTGAAGACATTTGAACAGTGGTGTGATGAGAGGAGTACTGAGAGTGTCCAGTTCTACTTCTGGTGTACGACCCTGCGGCTTGAGCTCCTTCTGATGACCTATGTCAGATCACTGCGAGAGTCTGACTTTGATCTCTATGTTGAGATCTTGAGCAAGCTGATTCCATGGTTCTTTGCCCTAGATCATGTGAACTATGCTCGATGGGCATCTGTTCATGTGCGAGACATGATCAGTCTGGAACACATGCATCCAGAAGTTGTTGAGGATTTTCGCAATGGAGGATTCACTGTTCGTAAGAGCCAGCGCCCATTCTCTGCAATGGCCATTGATCAGGCACATGAGCAGAATAATGCAACCCTGAAAGAAGATGGTGGTGCTGTGGGCCTAACACAAAACCCTGAAGCATTCAGAAGATGGTCTGTTGCAGGTCCTGAGATGGCAAGGATGATTGCTGAATTTGAGTCTTCAGTGGAGGCTATGGAGAGCAAGCAGAGCAAAGAGATGAGGCACCTTGAACAGACTGCAAGCATTCAGAAGACGTTTGTCACACAGGTGTGTTCCCTGGTTGAGGTCATAACTGACATGGGGAATCCATTCATCGAGGAGAGCCAGGAGTTGATATGTCTTGACACCCATGACATCATGGATGAAGAAGCTGCCAAGTCCGTTCGTCAGGCTGAAGAACTTGGAGTACAGCAGTATCAGTCCTTTGTTGAAGAGCGCCTCGTGAATGGCAGCAAGCCTCTCAGTGACAGGATCACGAAGAACAAACTCCAACTGTTCGGACAACCTCCAGCAAGAGGCAAGTCCCAGTCCACGTCCAAGTTACAGTCTCTTAAGAGTGACTGCTCACTATTTTCGCGACTGTACATTGCGTGTCAATCACGAGACGGTGATCTAAATGAATTCTTCAGACACGAAAATCAGAGGTGCCCACCGTCTCTGTCTCAGGATGGCAAGTTACGCCAGGGCAAGAAGTCAGATCTTCTTGACTGCCTCActagcagtgttgagtgtaGCATTGATGCTCCCGATTCTGATGCGATCATCCTCGATGGTGCTGCGCTTGTGAACATGCTGAAGCCAGTTGTTTGCACAACATTCAATGACTATGCAGACAAAGTCTTCTTGCCTTACATTGAAAAGCAGCTGGAGCGAGCAGACAGGGTGGATATAGTGTGGGACCAGTACCTTGAGAACAGCTTGAAGTCTGAAACCAGAAAGCGCCGCGGAAAGGGGATCAGACGCCGGGTTCAAGGAACAACAACTTACCTGGCAACTGGCAGCAGTTTCTGA